In one window of Ovis aries strain OAR_USU_Benz2616 breed Rambouillet chromosome 3, ARS-UI_Ramb_v3.0, whole genome shotgun sequence DNA:
- the C3H2orf50 gene encoding uncharacterized protein C2orf50 homolog yields the protein MGSRPTPGLQRTTSAEYQLRSTRPPASVPSTAPGGSVVGRGPAGGPQALKAKRSAPGADGVQQDQLWRELLEAERRSQQRWAQNWSFLKDYDPMGNKKEPVQLPDYVPRFSDTVPNSTNRAVGSRVDTPLGKTLIGLDFFFVEGARKKKLEEELQPI from the exons ATGGGAAGCCGCCccactcctgggctccagagaaCTACATCAGCTGAGTACCAACTGCGTTCAACCAGGCCTCCAGCCTCAGTCCCGTCCACTGCCCCAGGAGGCTCTGTGGTGGGCAGGGGTCCCGCGGGTGGCCCCCAGGCCCTGAAGGCCAAGCGGTCAGCCCCAGGGGCTGACGGTGTGCAGCAGGACCAGCTGTGGAGGGAGCTGCTGGAGGCCGAGAGGAGGAGCCAGCAGCGCTG GGCTCAGAACTGGAGTTTCCTGAAAGACTATGACCCCATG GGCAACAAGAAGGAGCCCGTGCAGCTGCCAGACTACGTGCCTCGCTTCTCTGACACTGTCCCCAATTCCACGAACCGGGCTGTGGGCAGCCGGGTGGACACGCCTCTGGGGAAAACCCTCATCGGCCTTGACTTCTTCTTCGTGGAAGGAGCCCGGAAGAAGAAGCTGGAAGAGGAGCTGCAGCCCATCTAG